One genomic window of Magnolia sinica isolate HGM2019 chromosome 3, MsV1, whole genome shotgun sequence includes the following:
- the LOC131239680 gene encoding large ribosomal subunit protein eL32z-like: MAVPLLTKKIIKKRVKKFKRPQSDRWVSVKPNWRRPKGIDSRVRRKFKGCTLMPNIGYGSDKKTRHYLPNGFKKFVVHNVQELELLMMHNRTYCAEIAHNVSTRKRKVIVERAAQLDVVITNKLARLRSQEDE, translated from the exons ATGGCTGTTCCTCTTCTAACAAAGAAGATCATCAAGAAGCGTGTCAAGAAGTTTAAGAGGCCACAAAGTGATCGCTGGGTCTCTGTGAAG CCAAACTGGCGTAGACCTAAGGGTATTGATTCACGGGTGAGACGGAAATTCAAGGGATGTACACTGATGCCCAACATTGGTTACGGGTCAGACAAAAAGACCCGCCATTATCTCCCTAATGGCTTTAAGAAATTTGTGGTGCACAATGTCCAAGAGCTGGAGCTTTTGATGATGCATAACAG GACTTATTGTGCGGAAATTGCACACAATGTGTCGACACGGAAGAGGAAGGTGATTGTGGAGCGAGCGGCACAGCTGGATGTGGTTATTACAAACAAACTAGCCAGGTTGCGCAGCCAGGAGGATGAATAA